The Ahaetulla prasina isolate Xishuangbanna chromosome 14, ASM2864084v1, whole genome shotgun sequence genome includes a region encoding these proteins:
- the PDAP1 gene encoding 28 kDa heat- and acid-stable phosphoprotein has protein sequence MPKGGKKGGHKGRARQYTSPEEIDAQLQAEKQKAREEEEEQEEGGSGASGEPKKKEKSLDSDESEEEEGEDYQPKHKGVEGMIDIENPNRAVQTAKKVTQLDLESPRELSRREREEIEKQKAKERYMKMHLAGKTEQAKADLARLAIIRKQREEAAKKKEEERRAKDEAAMTGKRMQSLSLNK, from the exons GTAAAAAAGGGGGCCATAAAGGCCGAGCGCGGCAGTATACAAGCCCGGAAGAGATCGATGCCCAGCTGCAGGCTGAGAAACAGAAGGCCAGG gaagaggaagaggagcaagAGGAAGGCGGCTCTGGGGCCTCCGGAGAACccaagaagaaagagaaatcaCTAGATTCGGACGAGAGCGAGGAAGAAGAGGGCGAAGACTATCAG CCGAAACACAAAGGAGTGGAAGGCATGATCGATATAGAGAATCCCAACCGGGCCGTGCAAACCGCTAAAAAAGTTACTCAGCTCGATTTAGAGAGCCCGAGGGAATTGTCGCGGAGGGAACG AGAAGAGATTGAAAAACAGAAGGCAAAAGAAAGGTACATGAAGATGCACCTGGCAGGGAAAACGGAACAGGCGAAGGCCGACCTCGCCCGGCTAGCCATTATCCGGAAACAGAGAGAAGAGGCAgccaaaaagaaagaggaagagaggagag CTAAAGACGAAGCAGCCATGACAGGCAAGCGGATGCAGTCGCTGTCCCTCAACAAGTAa